A stretch of Leptospira andrefontaineae DNA encodes these proteins:
- the argS gene encoding arginine--tRNA ligase — MKETETLKQLVLEALKEGVKLYCEKEAPNVSFGDLRIRIEYSREESFGDYSTSFALENSKLLGKKPLDSAALLVNYLQAKTDLFEKVDFTPPGFVNFRISPSFLIRFLENTVQKKDIFPKLENPKKVNLEFVSANPTGPLNIVSARAAATGEAFANLLKAVGHSVDKEFYVNDYGNQVFLLGVSTMVRIREAQGETSSIQENAEDGRSIEELLSQNVIPAEGYRGDYLNIIAKQLLENPDTEKEIKSHLEKKEYSALAEKCSRWTVASNLVWQRKDLDLFGVGFDKFFSETTLHESGKVLGVLENLKKSGKVFEEEGKQIFKSEDYGDDKNRVVVRDDGRPTYLLADIAYHNDKISRGYEKIIDIWGPDHHGYIARLAGAVQALGYPKENFQVIIAQQVNLLMAGQKMKMSKRAGEFQTMEDLLGYLGKHAKDVARYFFTMRSLDSPLDFDLDLAKDESDKNPVFYLQYAHARVCSIFREVGTNSDAKALENLEMTEERKRLLFWISRFPEEVLDAAATLEPHRIANYLQNLARAFTQFYIAKNNRLKDSDESTRLGLARICQATRVVLAEGLALLGVSAPERLEKED, encoded by the coding sequence ATGAAAGAAACGGAAACTCTTAAACAACTCGTTTTAGAAGCTTTAAAGGAAGGAGTAAAACTCTATTGCGAAAAAGAAGCGCCTAACGTTTCTTTTGGAGATCTAAGGATCCGAATAGAATATTCCAGAGAGGAATCCTTCGGAGATTATTCCACTTCTTTCGCTTTGGAAAATTCCAAACTTCTGGGCAAAAAACCTTTGGATTCGGCTGCACTTCTTGTGAATTATCTGCAAGCAAAGACGGATCTATTTGAAAAGGTGGATTTTACTCCTCCAGGTTTCGTGAATTTCAGGATCTCTCCTTCTTTTTTGATCCGATTCTTGGAAAACACAGTCCAGAAAAAGGATATTTTTCCTAAATTAGAAAATCCTAAAAAAGTAAATTTGGAATTCGTAAGCGCGAATCCGACAGGACCTTTGAATATAGTATCCGCGAGAGCTGCGGCCACCGGAGAAGCGTTTGCAAATTTACTCAAAGCTGTCGGGCATTCGGTAGATAAGGAATTTTACGTAAATGATTACGGGAACCAGGTATTTTTACTCGGGGTTTCCACAATGGTCCGTATCCGGGAAGCTCAGGGAGAAACTTCTTCTATCCAAGAAAATGCAGAAGACGGAAGATCCATTGAAGAACTACTTTCTCAAAATGTGATCCCTGCGGAAGGATATAGAGGAGATTACCTCAATATCATCGCAAAACAATTATTAGAGAATCCGGATACTGAAAAAGAGATCAAGTCCCATCTGGAGAAAAAAGAATATTCAGCTCTCGCAGAAAAGTGTTCCCGTTGGACTGTAGCGTCCAATCTGGTCTGGCAAAGAAAAGATCTGGATCTATTCGGAGTAGGTTTTGATAAATTTTTCTCCGAGACAACACTACACGAATCCGGAAAAGTTTTAGGAGTTCTTGAAAATCTAAAAAAATCCGGCAAAGTTTTTGAAGAAGAAGGTAAACAGATCTTTAAATCCGAGGATTACGGAGACGACAAAAATCGTGTTGTGGTTCGGGATGATGGACGTCCTACATACCTTCTTGCAGACATAGCTTATCATAACGATAAAATTTCCAGAGGTTATGAGAAGATCATAGATATCTGGGGCCCTGACCATCATGGATATATTGCAAGACTTGCTGGTGCTGTCCAAGCATTGGGTTATCCTAAAGAAAATTTCCAAGTGATTATCGCTCAACAAGTCAATCTTCTCATGGCTGGCCAGAAGATGAAGATGAGTAAACGTGCGGGAGAATTCCAGACAATGGAAGATCTTTTGGGTTATTTGGGAAAACATGCCAAGGATGTTGCGCGTTACTTCTTCACAATGAGGTCTTTGGATTCTCCTTTGGATTTCGATTTGGATCTGGCAAAAGATGAGTCGGATAAAAATCCAGTATTTTATCTCCAATATGCTCATGCGAGAGTTTGTTCCATATTCAGGGAAGTTGGAACTAACTCGGATGCAAAAGCATTAGAAAATCTTGAAATGACTGAAGAGAGAAAAAGACTTCTTTTTTGGATCTCTCGTTTTCCGGAAGAAGTTTTGGATGCTGCTGCAACATTGGAGCCGCATAGAATCGCAAATTATCTGCAAAATCTTGCAAGAGCATTCACTCAGTTCTATATAGCGAAGAATAATCGACTTAAAGATTCCGATGAGTCTACGAGACTCGGACTCGCAAGAATTTGCCAAGCTACACGTGTAGTGCTTGCAGAAGGTTTAGCTTTACTCGGAGTTTCTGCTCCGGAAAGATTGGAGAAAGAAGATTGA
- a CDS encoding CinA family nicotinamide mononucleotide deamidase-related protein — MNPPRVTVISTGSELTAGRSQDTNSSWIANELFGLGYSTEKFLVLPDDPKLIREELKNLASGASKENPVLLVMTGGLGPTEDDYTLEVVCELTSSQPVLNDKAHDRLQALYRLRGKGFQEALTTALRQVSIPSNSTVLNNSVGIAPGFWSELQPGAYLACMPGVPSEMVVMFKEELIPLVQKQFQSEELYSDFLFIWGMSESLFQQEFIIDIDALKDGKAVWGVAAKKGFIRVTYQSPDKSLVQELIQKTKEKYRGLCTGDLFEEFPKLLSERKLTLGTIESCTGGLAAKILTDRAGSSEYFLGSVVSYSNLIKENLVGVKKETLEAHGAVSEETAIEMADNGARLLGTDLTISITGIAGPGGGTPTKKVGTVFIGTHIKGEPTEVKELFLPFKRELFREVVAATSLYLMYNRLRKLV, encoded by the coding sequence TTGAATCCACCTCGGGTCACAGTCATTTCCACAGGTTCAGAACTGACTGCGGGAAGAAGCCAAGACACAAATTCTTCCTGGATCGCAAACGAACTTTTCGGATTAGGATATTCTACTGAAAAGTTCCTGGTATTGCCTGATGACCCTAAGCTGATCCGTGAAGAGCTAAAAAATTTAGCTTCTGGAGCTTCCAAAGAAAACCCAGTCCTTCTTGTGATGACAGGGGGTCTTGGGCCCACGGAAGATGATTATACTTTAGAAGTAGTGTGCGAACTCACATCTTCTCAACCTGTTCTGAACGATAAAGCTCATGATAGACTTCAGGCATTGTATCGTCTTCGTGGAAAAGGATTCCAAGAAGCTTTAACCACGGCATTAAGACAGGTTTCTATTCCATCTAATTCTACCGTTTTGAATAATTCTGTGGGAATTGCCCCGGGATTTTGGTCGGAACTCCAACCAGGTGCTTACCTTGCCTGTATGCCGGGAGTTCCTTCCGAAATGGTTGTTATGTTCAAAGAGGAGTTAATTCCTCTGGTCCAGAAACAATTTCAATCGGAAGAACTATATTCAGATTTTCTGTTTATTTGGGGAATGAGCGAGTCACTATTCCAACAGGAATTTATAATAGATATTGATGCGCTAAAGGATGGTAAGGCAGTTTGGGGAGTGGCCGCCAAAAAAGGATTTATCCGAGTTACGTATCAATCGCCAGACAAAAGTTTAGTACAAGAACTGATTCAAAAAACCAAAGAGAAATATCGCGGACTTTGCACAGGGGATCTATTCGAAGAATTTCCCAAACTTCTTTCCGAAAGGAAACTTACCCTAGGAACGATAGAAAGTTGCACAGGCGGACTTGCTGCAAAAATACTTACAGACCGTGCAGGTTCTTCCGAATATTTTTTAGGATCCGTGGTCAGTTATTCCAATCTGATCAAAGAAAATCTAGTTGGGGTCAAAAAGGAAACTCTGGAAGCACACGGTGCAGTGAGTGAAGAAACCGCAATAGAGATGGCTGATAATGGAGCAAGACTACTCGGAACGGATCTAACAATCAGCATTACCGGTATCGCAGGTCCAGGTGGTGGAACTCCTACAAAAAAAGTAGGAACAGTATTTATAGGAACCCATATCAAGGGTGAACCAACGGAAGTGAAGGAACTCTTTCTACCTTTTAAGAGAGAGCTTTTTCGAGAAGTGGTGGCCGCTACTTCTCTTTATCTAATGTACAATCGATTGAGGAAACTCGTATGA
- a CDS encoding AAA family ATPase, translating to MNQNDLVNLLKDKLLSQKSNRLFIDGAWGIGKTRAIQKVEEELNGKKEFIYISLYGLQNITEFRRKLQIEIAARLKYSKKITNNKITKWIIELFTKGFKDSTSKFTGISIDLLELIAIELPKNTVLVIDDVERANDSNFQIELLGTIENIAGEIILIGNIQKIVAQSSRFQESLEKTIDRVYSLDRISDELLNSISFKNLPENIRDQIRFFFNDHNKENIRTFIKMNGFVLELSETIEIQEEITVIACAVINEYYLGHFEIKKRIDYEGENIFKINGSYSSDDFYKKYSISAFRNFHLVRMVVDYLIEGKINKDIYFKKDERDEDSLFIQDLKDSLYGTEENLIRTLNKLKEIIETNQFEFFKTFQKSIVAISWARYNQLEYNIGVISEPELIAGMERIIRFHFEENWNKLKSNTVIEDFFELSPDSLLPHDVFVHNEDLWEIARRLIKEYETRIEESIFKEAIRRQDYKSAKYILRNNQTIISKNFELYDRISQDLRNDPAFLNFLKEITESVIKNDQNLSKILSKKLRDFLDKEKDSLIRHRIEMLIGILNVGGDKD from the coding sequence ATGAACCAAAATGACCTAGTAAATCTACTTAAAGACAAGCTGTTATCGCAAAAATCCAATAGGCTCTTTATTGATGGTGCTTGGGGAATAGGAAAGACGCGAGCAATCCAAAAAGTAGAAGAAGAACTTAATGGAAAGAAAGAATTTATCTATATCTCTCTCTATGGATTACAAAATATAACTGAATTTCGAAGAAAACTCCAAATCGAAATTGCAGCAAGATTAAAATATTCAAAGAAAATTACGAACAATAAAATTACAAAATGGATAATTGAGCTCTTCACTAAAGGTTTCAAGGATTCAACAAGCAAATTTACCGGAATCTCAATTGACCTCTTAGAACTAATCGCGATAGAACTCCCCAAAAACACCGTTTTAGTTATCGATGACGTAGAAAGGGCAAACGATAGTAACTTCCAAATCGAACTACTAGGCACAATTGAAAACATAGCAGGAGAGATCATTCTTATTGGTAATATACAAAAAATCGTAGCGCAAAGCAGTCGATTCCAAGAGTCCCTTGAAAAAACAATCGATCGAGTTTATTCATTAGATAGAATTTCCGATGAGTTGCTAAATTCCATTTCATTTAAAAATCTGCCCGAAAACATAAGAGATCAGATAAGATTTTTTTTCAATGATCACAATAAAGAGAATATTCGAACGTTCATCAAAATGAATGGATTTGTTTTAGAACTGTCTGAAACGATAGAAATCCAAGAAGAAATTACAGTAATTGCTTGTGCAGTAATTAATGAATATTATTTAGGGCATTTCGAAATCAAGAAACGAATCGATTATGAGGGAGAGAATATATTCAAAATAAATGGTTCATATTCAAGCGATGACTTTTATAAAAAATATTCCATTAGTGCGTTTAGAAATTTTCATTTAGTAAGAATGGTCGTTGACTATCTAATAGAAGGGAAGATTAACAAAGACATATACTTCAAAAAAGACGAACGTGATGAAGATAGCTTATTCATACAAGACTTAAAAGACTCTTTATATGGAACCGAAGAAAATCTAATACGAACATTAAATAAACTAAAGGAAATAATCGAAACAAACCAATTCGAATTTTTCAAAACATTCCAAAAGTCCATAGTTGCCATTTCTTGGGCACGATATAATCAATTGGAATATAATATAGGTGTAATCTCAGAGCCCGAACTGATAGCCGGAATGGAAAGAATTATACGATTCCATTTCGAAGAAAATTGGAATAAATTAAAATCAAATACAGTAATCGAAGATTTTTTTGAACTTTCTCCGGATTCACTACTTCCGCATGATGTTTTTGTACATAATGAAGACCTTTGGGAAATTGCGAGAAGACTAATTAAGGAATATGAAACCCGAATTGAAGAAAGCATATTCAAGGAAGCAATTCGTCGCCAAGATTATAAATCTGCAAAATATATTCTCAGAAATAATCAGACTATAATTTCAAAAAATTTTGAACTATATGACAGAATCTCTCAAGATCTTAGAAATGATCCTGCTTTCTTGAATTTTCTAAAAGAAATCACAGAGTCGGTGATTAAAAACGATCAAAATTTATCCAAAATTCTTTCTAAAAAGTTACGCGATTTCCTCGATAAAGAAAAAGATTCTCTCATACGACATCGCATAGAAATGTTAATAGGAATATTGAATGTAGGGGGTGATAAAGATTAA
- a CDS encoding response regulator transcription factor encodes MSNHRILVVEDIHSIREAVKDILVRDYEVFDAENYDEAVKILSNEHVDLVITDIRMPGKSGLDLIKTIQKEYPSIQYSLMTAYNINDYINFAYQHDIWNIIPKYSFLDINLITVMVRKLLYKDIFGVEKYFGPDFRILEGSGEEEFLVPPENGIVFRKISSDKDRNYICNRVGKFLIEKGAPNAVQQILEELTSNAMIRAPRDSKGNSKYQYELPSRDLLVPLEHIQLAETDYFEIGYGIAENSYIVVVRDHFGSLNKKEILKRLDRHITVDSPTGLPAGLADSHGRGLYICREISDQLIFNIEKDRRTEIIALLDKQTNKGYKSLSIYEV; translated from the coding sequence TTGTCCAATCATCGTATCTTAGTAGTAGAAGATATACATTCCATCCGGGAGGCGGTAAAAGATATCCTGGTCCGAGATTACGAAGTTTTCGATGCAGAAAATTACGATGAGGCAGTCAAAATTCTTTCTAACGAGCATGTGGACCTAGTCATCACGGATATTCGTATGCCTGGAAAATCAGGACTGGATCTGATCAAGACGATCCAAAAGGAATATCCTTCCATCCAGTATTCTCTGATGACTGCTTATAATATTAACGATTATATTAACTTCGCCTACCAACACGATATCTGGAATATTATTCCTAAATATTCCTTCTTGGATATTAATCTGATTACCGTGATGGTCAGAAAACTTCTCTACAAAGATATCTTCGGTGTAGAAAAATATTTCGGCCCTGACTTCAGGATCTTAGAAGGAAGCGGAGAAGAAGAATTTTTAGTACCTCCGGAAAACGGGATCGTATTCCGTAAGATCAGCTCTGACAAGGACAGGAATTATATCTGTAATCGTGTAGGTAAATTCCTGATCGAAAAAGGAGCACCTAATGCTGTACAGCAGATTTTAGAAGAGTTAACTTCCAACGCAATGATCCGTGCTCCAAGAGACTCTAAGGGAAATTCTAAATACCAATATGAACTTCCTTCTAGAGATCTTCTCGTTCCATTAGAACATATACAACTTGCCGAAACTGATTATTTCGAAATTGGTTATGGGATCGCAGAGAATTCTTATATCGTGGTGGTCCGAGATCATTTCGGTTCTTTGAACAAAAAAGAAATTCTAAAACGTTTGGACAGACATATTACCGTAGATAGCCCAACCGGTTTACCCGCAGGTCTTGCGGATTCACATGGTCGTGGTTTGTATATTTGTAGGGAGATCTCAGACCAGTTAATCTTTAATATAGAGAAGGACAGAAGAACTGAGATTATCGCTCTATTAGACAAGCAGACCAATAAAGGTTATAAGTCTCTGTCTATTTACGAGGTTTGA
- a CDS encoding LIC_12097 family sensor histidine kinase: MSSLMENLHERAEELQAILDGITEPLVLIDSGFRVRRVNKATLEFSSEPDFPSTLGRKCYEVLYNRSAVCPYCPMKDHHENESDFDAQFEGKGEIGREIFHVANDQKETLYLDFFPIRKDGSIISIVEKISNITRIKEKEEENLRIRNLASLGIFISGVAHELNNPLTGMSLTLQNLMNNLSSMDPAFFRKRLEMIKEDLTRAAMIVLDVISFAKPDKLVTTNADIHETIMKAKDSVTWVYPVLSKNTEWEILSEPGMTFQFNPVKMERLFINLFKNSLQAYDYGEGKIKVEVRRTRNMMHIFVEDTAGGIPEDMLDKIFSPFFSKNKSGIGTGLGLSICHSIVREHSGELTVRSYDRRTRFKISLPLVQPKGN, translated from the coding sequence ATGTCATCCCTAATGGAAAACCTCCACGAAAGAGCGGAGGAACTCCAAGCTATTTTGGACGGAATCACAGAGCCCCTAGTTTTAATAGACTCGGGCTTCAGGGTCCGTCGTGTAAACAAGGCCACTCTTGAATTTTCGAGTGAGCCTGACTTCCCTTCTACCCTTGGCAGAAAATGTTACGAGGTTCTGTACAATCGTTCTGCGGTTTGTCCTTATTGTCCGATGAAGGACCATCATGAAAACGAGTCCGACTTCGACGCACAATTCGAAGGAAAGGGAGAAATTGGGCGCGAGATATTTCACGTTGCCAACGATCAAAAAGAAACTTTATATTTAGATTTTTTCCCAATTCGTAAGGATGGAAGTATAATCTCCATTGTAGAGAAGATCAGTAATATCACTCGTATCAAAGAAAAAGAAGAAGAGAATCTTAGGATACGTAACCTTGCTTCTCTCGGTATTTTTATCTCCGGTGTGGCTCATGAGTTGAATAATCCGCTCACAGGTATGAGTCTTACTCTTCAAAACTTGATGAATAATTTATCCAGTATGGATCCGGCTTTTTTCCGTAAAAGATTGGAAATGATCAAAGAAGATCTAACTCGCGCTGCCATGATCGTTTTAGATGTGATCAGTTTTGCGAAACCGGATAAATTAGTTACTACAAATGCAGATATTCATGAAACCATAATGAAAGCAAAAGACTCAGTGACTTGGGTTTATCCGGTTCTTTCTAAAAACACAGAATGGGAAATTTTAAGCGAACCCGGTATGACTTTTCAATTCAATCCGGTCAAAATGGAGAGATTGTTTATTAATCTTTTCAAAAACTCTCTACAAGCCTACGACTATGGAGAAGGTAAGATAAAAGTAGAGGTCAGGCGTACTCGTAATATGATGCATATTTTTGTGGAAGATACCGCGGGAGGAATTCCAGAAGATATGCTGGATAAAATTTTCTCTCCGTTCTTCTCTAAAAATAAGTCCGGTATCGGAACCGGTCTCGGACTTTCCATCTGCCACTCAATCGTAAGAGAACATTCCGGGGAATTGACTGTTCGTTCTTATGATAGAAGGACCAGATTTAAAATTTCTCTTCCATTAGTACAACCAAAAGGAAACTAA
- the lenA gene encoding endostatin-like outer membrane lipoprotein LenA produces MPKNPRLLTHQAQKRQRNLSLNFTSSQKAALKAVFILLLLLSFLSVHAQNQDGTKSQNNSSSSSTQMLNQRILRAYESLSVARELLKFERMEALPIGTLVTWVGNYPNRKGVKITKFSVTQSTTPGGIERAEEKSILLEFNGSTLSKVVSEIKTANYSAEDTIMIRMTDTTPLDNNVDDLVIYADKNGKEAEYPLNYLPDEGVNRDRSEFKKEFYLKLIEDFFVHVLRLQEMQSQHSSRNQKKLLQSYKESLEY; encoded by the coding sequence ATGCCCAAGAATCCGCGCCTACTAACGCACCAAGCACAGAAGCGCCAGCGCAACCTAAGCCTTAATTTTACCTCTTCTCAGAAGGCGGCTCTCAAGGCCGTCTTCATTCTGCTCCTTCTTCTTTCCTTTCTTTCCGTTCACGCTCAAAACCAGGATGGGACAAAATCCCAGAACAATTCCTCCTCTTCTTCTACCCAAATGTTGAACCAACGTATCTTACGTGCGTATGAAAGCCTAAGTGTTGCGAGAGAACTTTTGAAATTTGAAAGAATGGAGGCTCTTCCTATCGGGACTTTAGTAACTTGGGTGGGAAATTATCCGAACCGCAAAGGAGTAAAGATCACCAAGTTCTCTGTGACCCAATCAACTACTCCAGGCGGGATAGAAAGAGCGGAGGAAAAGTCCATTCTTCTGGAATTTAACGGTTCCACTCTTTCCAAGGTGGTTTCCGAAATTAAAACTGCGAATTATTCTGCGGAAGATACCATCATGATCCGTATGACGGACACTACTCCGTTGGATAATAATGTGGATGATCTGGTGATCTATGCTGATAAGAACGGAAAAGAGGCAGAATATCCTCTGAATTACCTACCTGATGAGGGGGTAAACAGGGATAGATCGGAGTTTAAGAAAGAATTTTACTTAAAACTGATCGAAGACTTTTTTGTGCATGTTCTAAGACTTCAGGAAATGCAGTCTCAACATTCTTCCAGAAATCAAAAAAAATTACTGCAAAGTTATAAAGAATCCCTAGAATATTGA
- the secG gene encoding preprotein translocase subunit SecG: MGFITGTILVLFVFVSLFLILLVMIQTGKGGMGGVLGGGASQSVFGSSTADVLTKATRVAGLLFLALSLILSFLFAKTSGYNTTPTPEILPPPAAEEAQGNQGGTNAQESAPTNAPSTEAPAQPKP, translated from the coding sequence ATGGGCTTTATCACCGGAACCATCCTTGTTCTTTTCGTTTTCGTCAGTCTATTTCTGATCCTTCTTGTTATGATCCAAACAGGCAAAGGAGGAATGGGTGGAGTTCTTGGTGGAGGAGCAAGCCAATCCGTTTTTGGTTCCTCTACTGCGGATGTTTTGACTAAAGCAACCAGAGTTGCCGGACTTCTTTTTTTGGCACTGTCTCTGATTCTTTCTTTCCTTTTTGCGAAGACTAGCGGATACAATACCACTCCAACGCCTGAGATCCTTCCTCCACCTGCTGCGGAAGAGGCCCAGGGCAACCAAGGAGGGACAAATGCCCAAGAATCCGCGCCTACTAACGCACCAAGCACAGAAGCGCCAGCGCAACCTAAGCCTTAA
- the tpiA gene encoding triose-phosphate isomerase, with translation MRPKIIAGNWKMNLSEKEALALASGLKEKSSSLPDNKKAVVFPSSIHLASVARILENSKIAVGAQNIYPAPLTAMTGETGPDQLSELGIKFALVGHSERRQFLGETSVFCNQKISYLAKHGFTAVYCVGETLAERESGNTFEVLKKQIQEGLGSIESDQFSRIWVAYEPVWAIGTGKVATPAQAQEAHAFIRKEISGLFQNGKTISDVMPILYGGSVKADNVKELLSQADIDGGLVGGASQKLESFLALF, from the coding sequence ATGCGCCCTAAAATTATCGCTGGTAACTGGAAAATGAATCTTTCCGAAAAGGAAGCATTGGCACTCGCGAGCGGCCTAAAGGAAAAGTCTTCTTCTCTTCCCGATAATAAAAAGGCAGTTGTATTTCCTTCTTCTATTCATCTAGCTTCTGTTGCTCGAATATTAGAAAATTCGAAAATTGCAGTTGGAGCACAGAATATTTATCCTGCTCCTCTTACTGCTATGACCGGAGAAACCGGTCCAGATCAACTTTCTGAACTAGGTATCAAATTCGCACTTGTTGGCCACTCCGAAAGAAGACAATTCTTGGGTGAGACAAGTGTATTCTGTAATCAAAAGATCTCTTATCTTGCAAAACATGGTTTTACTGCCGTGTATTGTGTGGGAGAAACTTTGGCCGAAAGAGAATCAGGCAATACTTTCGAAGTTCTTAAAAAACAGATCCAAGAAGGCCTAGGTTCTATCGAAAGCGACCAATTCTCTCGTATCTGGGTAGCTTATGAGCCTGTTTGGGCGATCGGGACAGGTAAAGTAGCAACCCCTGCTCAGGCACAAGAAGCTCACGCATTTATCAGAAAAGAAATTTCGGGATTATTCCAAAATGGAAAAACAATCTCCGATGTTATGCCTATCCTTTATGGCGGTTCAGTAAAAGCCGATAACGTAAAGGAACTACTATCCCAAGCGGATATTGATGGTGGGCTCGTAGGCGGGGCTAGCCAGAAGCTGGAAAGTTTCTTAGCTTTATTCTAA
- a CDS encoding phosphoglycerate kinase produces the protein MQLPQLPRLENEDVKGKRVFLRVDFNVPLDNGKVSDKTRIEKTLPTIELLVKKGARVVIASHLGRPKGKPDPQYSMEPVYEVFKGLVKTSVIFSKDVIGENAVKLSKELKDGEILVLENLRFHKEEEENNAAFSKSLAALADVYVNDAFGAAHRAHASTEGIAHLLPSFAGLLMYKEITELSSLLSRPAKPFVAIIGGSKVSSKISVIKNLIEKVDHILIGGGMAYTFLKSRAIPVGNSLIEKDFEVEAFQLIERAGVAGVDFQLPVDHVIGDKFSADAKTKTVDKMGILDGWMGMDIGPKTIANYEKVIKNAATIVWNGPMGVFEFDKFAPGTMAIAKAVSKSKARTVVGGGDSIAAINKAKVEDKITHVSTGGGASLEFLEGKKLPGVVALLKQ, from the coding sequence ATGCAATTGCCCCAATTACCCAGACTCGAAAACGAGGATGTCAAGGGGAAACGAGTTTTCCTGAGGGTCGATTTTAATGTCCCTCTGGATAACGGTAAAGTTTCCGACAAGACTAGAATTGAAAAGACCCTTCCTACCATTGAATTATTGGTAAAAAAAGGTGCCAGGGTGGTGATCGCAAGTCACCTTGGCCGCCCTAAAGGTAAACCGGATCCTCAATATTCTATGGAACCTGTTTACGAAGTTTTTAAAGGTTTAGTTAAAACTTCCGTAATATTCTCCAAAGACGTAATCGGAGAGAATGCCGTAAAACTTTCCAAAGAACTAAAAGACGGAGAGATCCTGGTTCTGGAAAATTTACGTTTTCATAAAGAAGAAGAAGAGAATAATGCTGCTTTTTCCAAAAGCCTGGCTGCTCTCGCTGATGTTTATGTAAACGACGCATTCGGTGCAGCTCATAGAGCTCATGCTTCTACGGAAGGAATTGCACATCTTCTACCTTCTTTTGCAGGTTTGTTGATGTATAAAGAGATCACCGAACTTTCTTCCCTTCTTTCCCGCCCTGCAAAACCTTTCGTTGCAATCATCGGAGGTTCCAAGGTTTCTTCTAAGATCAGTGTGATCAAAAACCTGATCGAAAAAGTGGATCATATTTTGATCGGCGGAGGAATGGCTTATACCTTCCTAAAATCCAGAGCAATCCCAGTCGGAAATTCTCTCATAGAAAAAGATTTCGAAGTGGAAGCTTTCCAACTGATCGAAAGAGCAGGAGTTGCAGGTGTGGATTTCCAATTACCTGTGGATCACGTGATCGGCGATAAATTCTCTGCAGATGCCAAAACCAAAACAGTAGACAAAATGGGAATTTTGGACGGCTGGATGGGAATGGATATCGGCCCTAAAACGATCGCAAATTACGAAAAAGTAATTAAGAATGCAGCAACAATCGTTTGGAACGGTCCTATGGGAGTTTTCGAATTCGATAAATTCGCACCAGGAACAATGGCGATCGCTAAAGCGGTTTCTAAGTCCAAGGCCAGAACGGTTGTAGGTGGAGGAGATTCCATCGCTGCGATCAATAAGGCTAAGGTAGAAGATAAGATCACTCACGTTTCTACTGGAGGAGGAGCCTCCTTAGAATTTTTAGAAGGTAAAAAACTCCCCGGAGTTGTTGCTCTTCTAAAACAATAA